The Terriglobales bacterium genome includes the window TGTGCACGCCGCTCCTGCAAAGGTTTAATCCTCGTCAGCAGGTGGTCAGATGCCCACGTCTTGCACTGAATACATCCGATCCCAGCCGTCGTACATCCTTCTTCCACTTTTGCCACAGTCTCTTTGTCGCTGAAGATCTTGTGCAGCGAAAACACAGGGCAAACATGCGGATTGCCCGGGTCCGTTCTCCGCACGCGCGCGGGATCGGTCACCATCGTCTTCAGCTTCTGGCGTATCTCCGGTTCCGGATCGCTCAACAGCACCGCATTACCGTACGACTTCGACATTTTCCTGCCGTCCGTGCCTGGCAGCTTCGGCATCGATGTCAGCAGCGGCTTCGGCTCGGGTAAAACCGGCTTGTCCGTCTTTCCCGGATAGAAGCCATTGAATCTGCGCGCGATCTCACGAGTGAGTTCGATATGTGGAACCTGGTCTTCTCCGACTGGAACGAAGTCCGCCTGGTACATCAGGATGTCCGCCGATTGCAGTACCGGGTATCCCAGGAACCCGTATGTCCCCAGATCTTTGTCCTTGATGTTATCGCGTTGCTCTTTGTACGTCGGAACTCGTTCCAGCCACCCGAGAGGCGTAATCATCGAGAGCAGCAAGTGCAATTCCGCATGTTGCGGCACATGCGACTGCGTAAAGATCACTGCTTTTTCCGGATCCAATCCCGCCGCCAGCATGTCGTACATCATCTCGATGATGTTCTGCTTCACCTTTGACGTGTCGGCGTAATCGGTCGTAAGCGCATGCCAATCAGCAACGAAAAAGAAACACTCGTATTCATTCTGCAGACGCACCCAGTTATCTAATGCGCCGACAAGGTGGCCCAGGTGCAACTTCCCCGTTGGCCTCATCCCGCTCAGTACACGGGCTTTCTTTGTTTTTCCCTCTGACATCAAAGTCTCGCGATAATAGATTGAAAGAAGTAAAGCAACGGGCTCATCACGGCCCTGATCACTGGCCCGCCAAACAGAAACAACAGAATGATTCCGAACATCCCGACCGAATCATAGATCCGCCCAATCGATTCGGGCAGGAAATGCCGCAGCACGTGACTACCATCGAGCGGCGGAACCGGTATCACGTTGAAGGCCGCCAGCAACACGTTGATAATCAGCAACTGATACAGCATTTCAACAACAGGCACAACCGGCGAACTCATGTCGGCGACGAATCCGTGTACGACTGGCCTGCCGCCCGGGATCGCAAACGCGATCACTGCCAGGCCTGCAACCGACGCTGATGCAACCAGCAGGTTGCTGATCGGCCCAGCCAGGGACACAAAAATATCGTCCCGCACCGGACTCTTGAACTGCCGCGGATCGACCGGCGTCGGCTTCCCCCAGCCGATCAACGGGATGTGCCCAAAAAGCGCAATCAGTGGCAACAACACCGTCCCTATGGGGTCCATATGCTTGATAGGGTTCAGTGTGACTCTGCCCAGCAACCGTGCCGTGGGGTCGCCGCTGCGATCTGCCGTCCACGCGTGCGCCGCTTCATGCACGCTAACAGCAAACACCAGGGCCACATACTGGAATACAGTCTGAACTGTCTCAAGCGTCATTCCGGTGGTTCGATGGTATCACGCCAGCAGCACGTCGGCCCTAAGTGGGAATTCCTACTGATTCTTTGAATTCTTTGCTTTACGAGGACTTTCCACTGTCCGACAATGCGCCGTATGCAGATAGCGGACGTCGTCATCATCGGTGGCGGAATCGTCGGTTCCAGCATCGCCTATCACCTCACCGAGCAGGGCTGCCGTAACGTCATCGTCATCGAACGCGAAGCCCATCAGGGTAAAGGCTCAACCGGGAAAAGCATGGGAGGAGTCCGAGCCCAGTTCTCGACTCCCGTGAACATCAGAATGTCGCTCTACTCCATCCCGTTCTACGCCGCTTTCGACGAACGTCTCGGCTATCCCGCCGGATACCGGCCTCAGGGATACCTGTTCCTCGCCACCTCGGAGGCACACCTCCGCTATCTTGCGACGAACATGGAGAAGCAGCGCGAACTCGGCTTGAACACTGTCGAGAAGCTTTCGGCCGACACCATCGCCAAGTCCTTTCCACTGCTCCGCACCGACGACGTTCTCGGAGGAAATTTCTGCTCGACCGACGGCTTCGTTGATCCTTACTCCGCTATGACCGGCTTCATGACTCGCGCCGCCGAGCAAGGCGCTAAACTCTGGCGCGGCACGGAAGTGACCGGCATCGCTTCCGACTGCAACGGCATCGCCAGCGTGCTGACCTCCCGCGATACTATCTCGACCCGCACGGTCATCAACGCTGCCGGTGCGTGGGCTGCCCCCATAGCAAAAATGGCCGGCGTCGACCTCCCCGTCGAACCGCTCCGCCGCATGCTCGTGCCCACAGAAGCCTTCGACGAGTATCCTCACACCGCGCCCATGACGATCGACATGTCCAACGGCTTCCATTTCCGACCCGAATCACTTGGATTCCTGCTCGCATGGAACGACCCAACCGAAACTCCCGGATACAAACTCGATTTCGAGCCGTCTTTCATCGAAAAGATCCTCGAGCGCGCCGCCAGTCGCGTTCCCATCTTCGAAAACGTGGCGGTCAATCCTAAGAAGGCCTGGGCAGGCCTTTACGAAATGACGCCCGACCACCACCCGATCCTCGGTCCAGTCCCGGAGGTCCCCGGCTTCTTCTGTGCCAACGGATTCAGCGGACACGGCGTAATGCACGCCCCTGCAACCGGGAAGATTCTCTCCGACTTGGTTCTAAAGGGAGAAACCGATCTCATCGACGCATCGCTGCTCAACCTGCAGCGCTTCGCCGAAGGCCGCGAGATTCACGAAACGGCAGTCCTGTAGCTATTGCAGGTCTATTTCATCAGCCCGACGTTATCCACGCCAGCCACATGCGCGATATCAATCACTCGCGCAACCTGCTCAAACTCAACGTCACCATCCGCGCGCACGAAATGCCACCTTCTCTGCACGCTCCTTGTAGATGTCCGCTAACCGTCCACGGAGGGCTTCCCACGTCACCACTTCTTCATTGATGCGAAGAGACGTATCCTTCCCGCCATTCTGGTGCACTTGTATGACGATGGTTCGCACAGGCGAGATCTCGTCTTTGCCGCTTTGTTCTTGTGGAATTCTCGCCTGTTCCCCGGTGGGAGCCACCGGTACGATGAGCATAAAAATGATGATCAACACCAGAAGAACGTCAATCAGGGGAGTGACGTTCATCTCGGGACCGCCGCTCGAGAACGCCATATATCACCTCTGCGTTAAATAGACACCGCGCAGAGTGGTTTGTTCCCGAACTTCCTGTTCTCTCACTCAACCAAAAACGTAGCTACCACGTTCCTCGTCCGCGGACCGTCCAGTTCCACCAACACAATCCGCTGCCACGTTCCCAGTAACAGTCGTCCCTTTTCGACCGGCTGAGTGACAGACGTCCCAATCAGCGCAGACAGGATGTGATCGGGCACATGACTCGGATCGTGCGGGTGGCGGTACCGCAGCTTCGGCACGATCGCCTCAAACGCATCCAGGATATCCAGGTCGGTTCCCGGATCCAGGTCCGCT containing:
- the trpS gene encoding tryptophan--tRNA ligase, encoding MSEGKTKKARVLSGMRPTGKLHLGHLVGALDNWVRLQNEYECFFFVADWHALTTDYADTSKVKQNIIEMMYDMLAAGLDPEKAVIFTQSHVPQHAELHLLLSMITPLGWLERVPTYKEQRDNIKDKDLGTYGFLGYPVLQSADILMYQADFVPVGEDQVPHIELTREIARRFNGFYPGKTDKPVLPEPKPLLTSMPKLPGTDGRKMSKSYGNAVLLSDPEPEIRQKLKTMVTDPARVRRTDPGNPHVCPVFSLHKIFSDKETVAKVEEGCTTAGIGCIQCKTWASDHLLTRIKPLQERRAQYEKNPRMVWDILEAGSQKAQQTAEETMTEVRDAMHFGKQFEAPPKSANAE
- a CDS encoding secondary thiamine-phosphate synthase enzyme YjbQ; the encoded protein is MQKLSIKTHKKREIIDITDQVQEALGTDRNGVCHLTVLHTTAALTTADLDPGTDLDILDAFEAIVPKLRYRHPHDPSHVPDHILSALIGTSVTQPVEKGRLLLGTWQRIVLVELDGPRTRNVVATFLVE
- a CDS encoding site-2 protease family protein — encoded protein: MTLETVQTVFQYVALVFAVSVHEAAHAWTADRSGDPTARLLGRVTLNPIKHMDPIGTVLLPLIALFGHIPLIGWGKPTPVDPRQFKSPVRDDIFVSLAGPISNLLVASASVAGLAVIAFAIPGGRPVVHGFVADMSSPVVPVVEMLYQLLIINVLLAAFNVIPVPPLDGSHVLRHFLPESIGRIYDSVGMFGIILLFLFGGPVIRAVMSPLLYFFQSIIARL
- a CDS encoding FAD-dependent oxidoreductase, with product MQIADVVIIGGGIVGSSIAYHLTEQGCRNVIVIEREAHQGKGSTGKSMGGVRAQFSTPVNIRMSLYSIPFYAAFDERLGYPAGYRPQGYLFLATSEAHLRYLATNMEKQRELGLNTVEKLSADTIAKSFPLLRTDDVLGGNFCSTDGFVDPYSAMTGFMTRAAEQGAKLWRGTEVTGIASDCNGIASVLTSRDTISTRTVINAAGAWAAPIAKMAGVDLPVEPLRRMLVPTEAFDEYPHTAPMTIDMSNGFHFRPESLGFLLAWNDPTETPGYKLDFEPSFIEKILERAASRVPIFENVAVNPKKAWAGLYEMTPDHHPILGPVPEVPGFFCANGFSGHGVMHAPATGKILSDLVLKGETDLIDASLLNLQRFAEGREIHETAVL
- a CDS encoding biopolymer transporter ExbD, with the protein product MAFSSGGPEMNVTPLIDVLLVLIIIFMLIVPVAPTGEQARIPQEQSGKDEISPVRTIVIQVHQNGGKDTSLRINEEVVTWEALRGRLADIYKERAEKVAFRARGW